In a genomic window of Algoriphagus halophilus:
- a CDS encoding FKBP-type peptidyl-prolyl cis-trans isomerase encodes MKIENNKVVGLTYELKVSKTEDEIESAPFSVEVRDTEDPFYFLFGQSGLPGKFEELLGGQSEGEEFSFTLSVEEAYGEADDELIINLPKSQFSGEQGFKKEMLEEGNFLPLMDENGYPMQAKILKDLGEDLLLDFNHPLVGFDLHFDGKVIEVREATKEEIEHGHIHGEHGTDH; translated from the coding sequence ATGAAAATTGAAAACAATAAGGTGGTTGGGCTTACTTACGAATTAAAGGTAAGTAAGACTGAAGATGAAATTGAATCAGCTCCTTTCTCCGTAGAAGTTAGAGACACAGAAGACCCATTCTATTTTCTTTTCGGACAAAGTGGACTTCCCGGTAAATTTGAAGAATTGTTGGGTGGTCAATCAGAAGGCGAGGAATTTTCATTTACCCTCTCTGTGGAGGAAGCATATGGTGAAGCCGATGATGAATTAATCATCAACCTTCCCAAATCTCAGTTTTCGGGGGAGCAAGGGTTTAAAAAGGAAATGCTTGAAGAAGGGAACTTTCTTCCTCTCATGGATGAAAACGGATACCCTATGCAGGCAAAAATCTTAAAGGATTTAGGAGAGGATTTGCTGTTGGACTTCAACCATCCTTTAGTCGGCTTTGACTTGCACTTTGATGGAAAAGTAATAGAAGTCCGTGAAGCAACTAAAGAAGAGATAGAGCATGGACACATTCATGGAGAACATGGAACTGACCATTAG
- a CDS encoding class I SAM-dependent methyltransferase, whose amino-acid sequence MEEPKDKIISYYDQFSEKQEKTGINSRHLSILDKVMAAGLKEHHRVLEVGCGIGTVSSLIAGQVKKGEVLAVDISPESIDKAKVIWKGFDNLKFEVSDMSDFHKTNQKFDFFVFPDVLEHIPVDQHPRLFQTIQEHSHQDSVIFIHIPAPRYLQWMIQNEPEKLQVIDQPLDSGDLIKSITSSGFYLEKMETYSVFFEEKDYQYFVFRSQKPLEHSTPRNKWKILKERLSIRLRHGIK is encoded by the coding sequence ATGGAAGAGCCTAAAGACAAAATCATCAGCTACTACGACCAGTTTTCCGAAAAACAGGAAAAGACTGGAATCAACTCCAGGCATCTTAGTATTCTGGACAAGGTAATGGCTGCCGGTCTTAAAGAACATCATCGCGTACTTGAAGTAGGCTGTGGCATTGGCACAGTTAGTAGCCTAATTGCAGGTCAGGTTAAAAAAGGTGAAGTATTGGCTGTAGATATCAGTCCAGAAAGTATAGATAAAGCCAAAGTGATCTGGAAGGGTTTTGACAACTTAAAGTTTGAAGTTTCTGACATGTCTGATTTTCACAAAACCAATCAGAAATTTGACTTCTTTGTCTTTCCGGATGTATTGGAACATATTCCAGTGGATCAGCATCCACGTTTATTTCAAACTATTCAGGAACATTCACATCAGGATTCCGTGATTTTTATTCACATACCTGCTCCAAGGTATTTGCAATGGATGATTCAAAATGAGCCTGAAAAACTTCAGGTGATCGATCAGCCTTTAGACTCGGGAGACTTAATCAAAAGCATTACCTCTAGTGGTTTTTACCTTGAAAAAATGGAAACCTATTCCGTCTTTTTTGAAGAAAAAGATTACCAATATTTTGTCTTCAGATCTCAGAAACCTTTGGAACATTCCACCCCAAGAAACAAATGGAAAATTCTCAAGGAAAGACTAAGTATCCGATTAAGACATGGAATTAAATAA